One window of Chryseobacterium sp. JJR-5R genomic DNA carries:
- the ggt gene encoding gamma-glutamyltransferase: MRKAFILFILFSCTFSAQYTDISIVKEVKVKDKGVVVSAHPLASEAGAQILRMGGNAYDAVVATQYALAVVYPQAGNIGGGGFLVGVKNNGEKFTIDYRETAPQKAFHDMYVDKNGKADTDLSQNGRLAVGVPGSVAGFFATLKYCRLPMDRLIQPAINLAEKGFAITGQEAGLLNSGKAYFQKHNTSTTAFVKNTPWKTGDILIQKELAETLKLISKQGMKGFYEGRTAALLVAEMKKGNGIISPEDLKNYKALERKALEFNYKGHTVVSMPLPSSGGILLAQMLTMAGYENLEKYQQNSTKAVQIMVEAERRAYADRAEYMGDPDFIEDRTAYLISDPYLKSRWKSFSFSKATPSSEVGKIIKQPNESTETTHISVLDKEGNAAAVTTTLNGLYGSKVVVSGAGFFLNNEMDDFSVKPGVPNMFGAVGGEANAIRPNKRMLSSMTPTIVLKNGKPYMVVGTPGGTTIPTSVYQSIVNVIDFKLNANTSVNAPKFHHQWLPDTVAFESNFPEATVKDLEKLGYKAENWNQIGRTEMILADDNGIIHAVADGRGDDSAAVE; the protein is encoded by the coding sequence ATGAGAAAAGCATTTATTTTATTCATTCTGTTTTCCTGCACATTTTCAGCACAATACACTGACATCAGCATTGTAAAGGAAGTAAAGGTAAAAGACAAAGGGGTCGTGGTTTCGGCGCATCCCCTGGCCAGTGAAGCCGGCGCCCAAATCCTTAGAATGGGCGGAAATGCCTACGATGCCGTTGTCGCGACACAATATGCCCTGGCAGTGGTTTATCCGCAGGCAGGAAACATCGGCGGCGGCGGATTTCTGGTCGGCGTAAAAAACAACGGTGAGAAATTCACTATTGATTACCGTGAAACAGCACCTCAGAAAGCTTTTCATGATATGTATGTTGATAAGAATGGCAAAGCCGATACAGACCTGTCACAAAACGGCAGACTGGCCGTGGGAGTCCCGGGAAGCGTAGCCGGTTTTTTTGCCACTTTAAAATACTGCAGGCTTCCGATGGACCGGCTTATCCAGCCTGCTATCAACCTGGCAGAAAAAGGGTTTGCCATTACCGGGCAGGAAGCCGGTTTATTAAATTCGGGGAAGGCCTATTTTCAAAAACATAATACCTCTACTACAGCTTTTGTAAAAAATACCCCATGGAAAACAGGTGATATTCTGATCCAGAAAGAACTGGCGGAAACCCTGAAATTAATCAGTAAACAAGGTATGAAGGGTTTTTATGAAGGGAGAACTGCCGCGCTTCTGGTTGCTGAGATGAAAAAAGGCAATGGGATTATCTCACCGGAAGATCTTAAAAACTACAAAGCATTGGAAAGGAAAGCACTGGAATTTAATTACAAAGGGCATACCGTGGTTTCAATGCCACTGCCTTCAAGCGGCGGAATTTTACTGGCGCAGATGCTTACCATGGCAGGTTATGAAAATCTGGAAAAATACCAGCAGAATTCTACGAAAGCAGTCCAGATTATGGTAGAAGCGGAACGACGCGCATACGCCGACAGAGCCGAATACATGGGCGACCCGGATTTTATTGAAGACCGTACGGCTTATTTAATTTCTGACCCTTATCTTAAAAGCAGGTGGAAAAGCTTCAGTTTCAGCAAAGCTACTCCAAGCTCTGAAGTCGGGAAAATTATAAAACAGCCCAACGAATCAACGGAAACCACCCATATCTCTGTGCTTGACAAGGAAGGAAACGCGGCAGCGGTTACCACAACGCTGAACGGCTTATACGGAAGTAAAGTCGTAGTTTCGGGGGCAGGATTCTTCTTAAACAATGAAATGGATGATTTCTCTGTAAAACCGGGTGTTCCGAATATGTTCGGGGCCGTTGGCGGTGAGGCCAATGCTATCCGTCCGAATAAAAGGATGCTTTCGTCCATGACCCCTACGATTGTCCTGAAAAACGGAAAGCCGTACATGGTGGTGGGAACACCGGGCGGCACCACGATCCCGACATCTGTTTACCAATCCATTGTCAATGTGATTGATTTTAAATTAAACGCCAATACTTCTGTAAATGCACCAAAGTTCCACCACCAGTGGCTCCCTGATACGGTGGCTTTTGAAAGCAACTTTCCTGAGGCCACTGTTAAAGATTTGGAAAAACTTGGCTACAAAGCTGAAAACTGGAACCAGATCGGAAGGACAGAAATGATTCTGGCTGATGACAACGGGATTATTCATGCAGTGGCTGATGGCCGCGGCGACGATTCCGCAGCAGTGGAATGA
- a CDS encoding NAD-dependent epimerase/dehydratase family protein has product MESHTERILITGALGQIGTELTNRLVEIHGAENVVASGLDRWQKGITSAGYYERMDVTNTQLVKQVIKDYDITTVYHLASLLSGTSEKQPLFAWKLNLEPLIHFCELAKEGLIQKIFWPSSIAVFGKGIPKENVGQDVVLNPTTVYGISKMAGEKWCEYYFDKHGVDVRSIRYPGLISWKTPAGGGTTDYAVEIFYEAIEEGKYTSFISENTGMPMLYMDDAINATLKLMDTPKESLTVRSSYNLGGMSFTPKELAEEIKKEIPEFEIDYKPDFRQQIADSWPASIDDSVAKNDWGLSYDFGISEMTQDMIKNLKVKLNKNS; this is encoded by the coding sequence ATGGAATCCCACACGGAAAGAATCTTGATTACCGGAGCACTAGGGCAGATAGGTACTGAACTTACAAACAGGCTGGTTGAAATTCACGGAGCTGAAAATGTTGTTGCTTCAGGATTGGACAGATGGCAGAAAGGCATTACTTCTGCAGGCTATTATGAAAGAATGGATGTTACCAATACACAGTTGGTAAAACAGGTAATTAAGGACTATGATATCACTACCGTATATCATCTGGCTTCATTGCTGTCCGGAACTTCAGAAAAGCAGCCGCTTTTTGCATGGAAGCTTAACCTTGAACCGCTCATCCACTTTTGTGAGCTGGCAAAAGAAGGTCTTATTCAGAAGATTTTCTGGCCGAGTTCAATTGCCGTTTTCGGGAAAGGGATTCCAAAGGAAAATGTAGGCCAGGATGTTGTTTTGAATCCTACTACCGTGTACGGGATTTCAAAGATGGCCGGTGAAAAATGGTGTGAGTATTATTTTGACAAACATGGGGTAGATGTAAGAAGCATACGCTACCCGGGACTGATTTCATGGAAAACACCTGCGGGAGGGGGAACTACCGATTATGCAGTTGAAATTTTTTACGAAGCCATCGAAGAAGGAAAATACACCAGTTTTATTTCTGAAAATACAGGTATGCCAATGCTGTACATGGATGATGCCATCAATGCTACACTGAAATTAATGGATACCCCGAAAGAAAGCCTTACCGTCCGTTCCTCTTACAATCTTGGCGGCATGTCATTCACGCCGAAAGAGCTCGCTGAAGAAATCAAAAAAGAAATCCCGGAATTTGAAATTGATTATAAACCGGATTTCAGGCAGCAGATCGCAGACTCATGGCCGGCTTCCATAGATGATTCCGTAGCGAAAAATGACTGGGGATTATCCTATGATTTCGGGATTTCTGAAATGACGCAGGATATGATTAAAAACCTTAAGGTAAAACTGAACAAAAATTCATAA